In the genome of Hymenobacter cellulosivorans, one region contains:
- a CDS encoding TldD/PmbA family protein, with the protein MAILSKDEAQAILKKVLSFSTANECEATLTGEIGGNVRSARNAISTAGAVENVQLIVESRFGKRSGTATCNEFDDATLRRCVQRAEEIAKLAPESPEYMPLLGAQQYLDGSKAFAQNTANITPDYRAQQTAASLQLCEKRKLSSAGFLVDSTNFVAKRNSKGLEAYQAGTNLEYSVTVRTPDGTGSGYATADYNDISKFDAGRLTQIAADKASGSMNAKAIEPGKYTVILEPAALVANTDASLLQALMSAMDARSADEGRSFLSKKGGGNKKGEKLFDERVTIYSDPTNADIPDRIFANDGRPQKKVTWIEKGVVKNLYTSRFWAQKAGIPDIPPPGGWIMEGGTQSVQDMIKGTAKGILVTRLWYIRPVDPQTLLYTGLTRDGTFYIENGKIKHPVKNFRFNESPIIMLNNLEAIGKPQRVGGNMVPPLKIRDFTFTSLSDAV; encoded by the coding sequence ATGGCAATACTATCCAAAGACGAAGCCCAGGCCATCCTGAAAAAGGTACTGAGCTTTAGCACGGCCAATGAGTGCGAGGCCACGCTGACGGGCGAGATAGGCGGCAACGTCCGCTCGGCCCGCAACGCCATCAGCACCGCCGGCGCCGTTGAAAACGTCCAGCTCATTGTTGAATCCCGGTTTGGCAAGCGCAGCGGTACGGCTACCTGCAACGAGTTCGACGACGCGACCCTGCGCCGTTGCGTGCAGCGGGCCGAGGAAATTGCGAAGCTGGCTCCCGAAAGCCCCGAGTACATGCCCCTGCTCGGGGCCCAGCAATACCTCGACGGCTCCAAGGCGTTTGCGCAGAACACGGCCAATATCACCCCCGACTACCGCGCCCAGCAAACGGCCGCCAGCCTGCAGCTTTGCGAGAAGCGCAAGCTTTCCTCGGCGGGCTTTCTGGTCGACAGCACCAACTTCGTAGCCAAGCGCAACAGCAAAGGCCTGGAAGCCTATCAGGCCGGCACCAACCTGGAGTACTCCGTGACGGTGCGCACCCCCGACGGCACCGGCTCGGGTTACGCCACGGCCGATTACAACGACATCAGCAAGTTCGACGCGGGCCGCCTGACCCAGATTGCGGCCGACAAAGCCTCGGGCTCGATGAACGCCAAGGCCATTGAGCCCGGCAAATACACCGTGATTCTGGAGCCCGCTGCGCTGGTAGCCAACACCGACGCCTCCCTGCTGCAGGCCCTGATGAGCGCCATGGATGCCCGTTCGGCCGACGAAGGCCGCAGCTTCCTGAGCAAGAAGGGCGGCGGCAACAAGAAAGGCGAAAAGCTGTTCGACGAGCGGGTAACCATCTACTCCGACCCCACCAACGCCGACATTCCCGACCGGATATTCGCCAACGACGGCCGGCCGCAGAAGAAGGTGACCTGGATTGAGAAAGGCGTGGTGAAGAATCTTTACACCTCCCGCTTCTGGGCTCAGAAAGCGGGTATTCCCGACATCCCACCGCCCGGCGGCTGGATTATGGAAGGGGGTACTCAGAGCGTACAGGACATGATTAAGGGCACCGCCAAGGGCATCCTGGTAACCCGCCTGTGGTACATCCGCCCCGTCGATCCGCAGACGCTGCTTTACACCGGCCTGACCCGCGACGGAACCTTCTACATCGAGAACGGCAAAATCAAGCACCCGGTGAAGAACTTCCGCTTCAACGAAAGCCCCATCATCATGCTCAACAACCTGGAAGCCATTGGCAAACCCCAGCGCGTAGGCGGCAATATGGTGCCCCCGCTGAAAATCCGGGACTTCACCTTCACCAGCCTCTCCGACGCGGTATAA
- a CDS encoding TldD/PmbA family protein: protein MKRREFVGLTSLAAGALFLPSFPGFGGSPVDPERLLEGVDPALKKRLADAALNAAKSAGASYADVRIGRYLNQSIFTREKQVQNIASGESFGAGVRVLANGTWGFAATNTVTEAGLAKAAQLAVSIAKANSKVQKDKVNLAPQKGYGEVSWKTPIVQNAFEVPIAQKVELMLAANAKALDNGASFVNSALFQINEQKYFASTDGSYIDQDVHRIWPTIGVTAVDRSTGKFRTREGLSAPMGLGYEYMTPKAADKIAGPSGTGLIGYKNSYDILEDAALAAQQAKGKLTAKSVTPGKYDIVLDPNHLGLTIHESIGHATELDRVLGYEANYAGTSFATLEWKKQNKPYGSKLVNIIADKTQPGSLGAVGYDDEGVKTKQWDIIKDGMLVDYQKIRDQAAIVGQNESDGCCYAQSWQDVQFQRMANISLKPGTQKMSVDDMIKNVDKGIYIAGRGSFSIDQQRYNFQFGGTVYYAIEKGKIAGMLEDVAYQANTQEFWNSCAAICDESDYRLFGSFFDGKGQPPQVSAVSHGSATTRFNGVNIINTARKIG, encoded by the coding sequence TTGAAACGACGCGAATTTGTCGGGCTGACCAGCTTAGCGGCCGGCGCCCTGTTCCTGCCCAGTTTCCCCGGTTTCGGTGGCTCTCCGGTTGACCCGGAGCGGCTGCTGGAAGGCGTGGACCCCGCCCTAAAAAAGCGTCTGGCCGACGCGGCCCTGAACGCGGCCAAATCGGCGGGGGCCTCCTACGCCGACGTGCGCATCGGGCGCTACCTGAACCAGAGCATCTTCACCCGCGAAAAGCAGGTGCAGAACATTGCCAGCGGCGAGAGTTTCGGGGCCGGCGTGCGGGTGCTGGCCAACGGTACCTGGGGCTTCGCGGCCACCAATACCGTGACGGAAGCCGGCTTGGCCAAAGCCGCGCAGCTGGCCGTTTCTATTGCCAAGGCCAACTCCAAAGTACAGAAGGACAAGGTGAACCTGGCCCCGCAGAAAGGCTACGGCGAGGTAAGCTGGAAAACCCCGATTGTGCAAAACGCCTTCGAGGTGCCCATTGCCCAGAAAGTGGAGCTGATGCTGGCGGCCAACGCCAAAGCCCTCGACAATGGTGCTAGCTTCGTCAACTCGGCCCTGTTCCAGATTAACGAGCAGAAATACTTTGCCAGCACCGACGGCTCCTACATCGACCAGGACGTGCACCGCATCTGGCCCACGATTGGCGTAACGGCCGTGGACCGCAGCACCGGCAAATTCCGCACCCGGGAGGGCCTGAGCGCCCCCATGGGCCTGGGCTACGAGTACATGACGCCCAAGGCGGCTGATAAGATTGCTGGCCCCTCGGGCACGGGCCTGATTGGCTACAAAAACAGCTACGACATTCTGGAAGACGCCGCCCTGGCCGCTCAGCAGGCCAAAGGCAAGCTCACGGCCAAGTCGGTGACGCCGGGCAAATACGACATCGTACTCGACCCTAACCACCTGGGCCTGACCATCCACGAAAGCATCGGCCACGCCACCGAGCTGGACCGCGTGCTGGGCTACGAGGCCAACTACGCCGGTACCTCGTTTGCGACCCTGGAGTGGAAAAAGCAGAACAAGCCCTACGGCTCGAAGCTGGTCAACATCATTGCCGACAAAACCCAGCCCGGCTCCCTGGGCGCGGTGGGCTACGACGATGAAGGCGTAAAAACCAAGCAGTGGGACATCATCAAGGACGGCATGCTGGTAGACTACCAGAAAATCCGGGACCAGGCGGCCATTGTGGGCCAGAATGAGTCGGATGGCTGCTGCTACGCCCAGTCGTGGCAGGATGTGCAGTTCCAGCGCATGGCCAATATCAGCCTCAAGCCCGGCACCCAGAAGATGAGCGTCGACGACATGATTAAGAACGTGGACAAGGGCATCTACATTGCCGGCCGCGGCTCCTTCTCCATCGACCAGCAGCGCTACAACTTCCAGTTTGGCGGCACAGTGTACTACGCCATTGAGAAAGGCAAAATTGCCGGCATGCTCGAAGACGTGGCTTACCAGGCCAACACCCAGGAATTCTGGAACAGCTGCGCAGCCATCTGCGACGAGTCGGACTACCGCCTATTTGGCTCCTTCTTCGACGGCAAGGGCCAGCCGCCCCAGGTGTCGGCCGTGAGCCACGGCTCGGCTACCACCCGCTTCAACGGCGTCAACATCATCAACACGGCCCGCAAAATCGGCTAA
- a CDS encoding 5-methylcytosine restriction system specificity protein McrC — MIPIHNLYYLLCYAWNRLPEQDELQTITAAPFHKPLELLTQVLLTGTRRLLRQGLELAYTEQEEELPELRGRLLLAPSLSRDLLRRGWAVCAYDELSANTPFNQLLLGVLEQLGRTRSLPASLRHEVGAVRRRFPAAVTPLACTTHTLRQVRRLRLSGREAFLLNICTLLHHSALPTADAAGSARFRDFRRDERLMAQLFEAFVRNFYRHEQRRFRVLSETIAWQAEAEQATDMALLPVMITDTTLEAPDRKIILDTKYYTAALRPRYDQQKLISPHLYQLYAYLQNQPAAPGQHLEGVLLYPAAKHALAARYTLGGHPVRVVTIDLNQPWPGIAADLLALIR; from the coding sequence ATGATTCCGATTCACAACCTGTATTACCTGCTGTGCTACGCCTGGAACCGCCTACCGGAGCAAGACGAGCTGCAGACCATCACCGCGGCTCCGTTTCATAAGCCGCTGGAACTGCTCACCCAGGTGCTGCTCACCGGCACGCGCCGCCTACTACGCCAGGGCCTGGAGCTAGCCTACACGGAGCAGGAAGAGGAATTGCCGGAGCTGCGGGGTCGTCTGCTGCTGGCCCCCAGCCTAAGCCGCGACTTGCTGCGGCGGGGCTGGGCTGTATGCGCCTACGACGAGCTGAGCGCCAATACCCCCTTCAACCAGCTCTTGCTCGGCGTGCTCGAACAGCTCGGCCGCACGCGTAGTCTGCCCGCCAGCCTGCGCCACGAGGTGGGGGCCGTACGGCGGCGGTTTCCGGCGGCCGTTACCCCCCTGGCCTGCACTACCCACACCCTGCGCCAGGTGCGGCGCCTACGCCTGAGTGGCCGGGAGGCTTTTTTGCTCAACATCTGCACCCTGCTTCACCACAGTGCCCTGCCTACGGCCGATGCCGCCGGAAGTGCCCGCTTCCGGGATTTCCGGCGCGACGAGCGGCTCATGGCCCAGTTGTTCGAAGCCTTCGTGCGCAACTTCTACCGCCACGAGCAGCGCCGCTTTCGGGTGTTGTCCGAAACCATTGCCTGGCAAGCCGAGGCCGAGCAAGCCACCGACATGGCCCTGCTGCCGGTGATGATAACCGACACCACGCTCGAAGCCCCGGACCGCAAAATCATCCTCGACACGAAGTACTACACGGCTGCCCTACGCCCGCGCTACGACCAGCAGAAGCTGATTTCACCTCACCTCTATCAGCTCTACGCCTACCTGCAAAACCAGCCCGCCGCGCCCGGCCAGCACCTGGAAGGCGTCCTGCTCTACCCCGCCGCCAAGCACGCGCTGGCGGCCCGCTATACCCTGGGCGGCCACCCGGTCCGCGTCGTCACCATCGACCTGAACCAGCCCTGGCCCGGCATTGCCGCCGATTTGCTGGCGCTGATTCGGTGA
- a CDS encoding sigma-54-dependent Fis family transcriptional regulator, whose translation MPNQDESLLLYLNEAIATTRSKEKLFQIVTEKLRLIFPFDMIAVVTFDAAHQFKRLFMRNYLGDAPYAKQMEQASPVAGSPAELFIRDPRVQVIDIRALTPDYPEFMPFLLMQQRGIHYTTFVPLRTGGQLIGLLSMAARRRPEFTPDDLTLLEKIGSLVAVAVSNTMAYEEVARREREKSLQLTVNNALLSRKDRAALFLTVAEEIDRIVAIDYFGVRIRRPATGTQGFVEFSKQPDGAFLLLDESRWEGVPEREQMQAEIIGAFSEPVMFTGPEFELAARRYRMLQYAMEKNGTRSMLGVPLWNKAEHAAALVLAARRPDAFTADDLALVMSLAPQITLAMQNLYAFEQIEALRAQLEREKTYLIDEINTTAKFEDFVGQSAIMQQVQTRISQVAPTDTTVLITGETGTGKELVARALHNLSPRKERALIKLNCAALPAQLIESELFGHEKGAFTGAHDRRIGKFELADGGTIFLDEVGELPLDLQAKLLRVLQEKEFERIGGRRVIHTDVRVIAATNRVLEDEVAAGRFRADLYYRLNVFPIRLPALRERPEDIEPLMRHFLERFTKQMGKPVRGLRERDLRAMQQYGWPGNVRELEHVLEQSVIVSQGPFLEFAGFSAAAAQAGPSLSFLEQNQPLKTLKEQERDHILAALKRTGGRVSGPNGAAAILDINAKTLEARMKKLGIRREHQVAE comes from the coding sequence ATGCCGAACCAGGATGAATCCTTATTGCTGTATCTGAACGAGGCTATTGCCACTACTCGGAGCAAGGAAAAGCTGTTTCAGATTGTCACGGAGAAGCTGCGGCTGATTTTTCCGTTCGACATGATTGCCGTAGTGACCTTTGATGCTGCCCACCAGTTCAAGCGTCTGTTTATGCGCAACTATCTCGGCGATGCCCCTTACGCAAAGCAAATGGAGCAAGCCTCGCCGGTAGCCGGTTCGCCAGCCGAGTTGTTTATCCGGGACCCGCGGGTGCAGGTAATAGATATCCGGGCCTTGACGCCTGACTACCCGGAATTTATGCCCTTTTTACTAATGCAGCAGCGCGGCATTCACTACACTACGTTTGTGCCTCTGCGCACCGGCGGGCAACTCATTGGCCTGCTTTCGATGGCAGCCCGGCGCCGGCCCGAGTTTACTCCGGACGACCTCACGCTGCTCGAAAAAATCGGCAGCCTGGTAGCCGTGGCCGTCAGCAATACCATGGCTTACGAGGAAGTGGCCCGGCGGGAACGGGAAAAGTCGTTGCAGCTGACGGTAAACAATGCCCTGCTCAGCCGCAAAGACCGCGCGGCGCTGTTTCTGACCGTCGCCGAGGAAATTGACCGGATTGTGGCCATTGACTACTTCGGCGTCCGGATTCGGCGGCCGGCCACGGGCACCCAGGGGTTTGTAGAGTTCTCCAAGCAGCCCGATGGCGCGTTTCTGCTCCTAGATGAAAGCCGCTGGGAAGGGGTGCCCGAGCGGGAGCAGATGCAGGCCGAAATCATCGGGGCCTTTTCTGAGCCGGTTATGTTTACCGGGCCCGAGTTTGAGCTGGCTGCCCGGCGCTACCGCATGCTACAGTACGCCATGGAAAAGAACGGCACCCGTTCGATGCTGGGCGTGCCGCTCTGGAATAAGGCTGAGCATGCCGCGGCCCTGGTGCTGGCGGCCCGCCGCCCCGATGCCTTTACCGCCGACGACTTAGCCCTGGTGATGAGCCTGGCCCCACAAATTACCCTGGCCATGCAAAACCTGTACGCCTTTGAGCAGATCGAGGCGCTGCGGGCCCAATTGGAGCGGGAGAAAACCTACCTCATCGACGAAATCAACACCACGGCCAAGTTTGAGGATTTCGTGGGCCAGAGCGCCATCATGCAGCAGGTCCAGACCCGCATCAGCCAGGTGGCGCCCACCGACACGACAGTACTGATTACGGGCGAAACTGGAACTGGCAAAGAGCTGGTAGCCCGGGCCTTGCACAACCTTTCGCCGCGCAAGGAACGGGCGCTGATTAAGCTTAACTGCGCCGCCCTGCCCGCCCAGCTAATTGAATCCGAACTCTTTGGGCACGAGAAAGGCGCCTTTACCGGGGCCCACGACCGGCGCATCGGCAAGTTTGAGCTGGCCGACGGTGGCACCATTTTCCTCGACGAAGTGGGCGAGTTGCCGCTCGATTTGCAGGCCAAGCTGCTGCGCGTGCTCCAGGAAAAAGAGTTTGAGCGGATTGGCGGACGGCGCGTCATTCATACCGACGTGCGCGTAATTGCCGCCACCAACCGGGTGCTGGAAGACGAAGTAGCCGCCGGCCGCTTCCGCGCCGACCTCTACTACCGCCTCAACGTGTTTCCCATTCGGCTGCCGGCCCTGCGGGAGCGGCCCGAGGACATTGAGCCGCTGATGCGCCATTTTCTGGAGCGGTTCACCAAGCAGATGGGCAAGCCCGTGCGCGGCCTGCGCGAGCGGGACCTGAGAGCCATGCAGCAATACGGCTGGCCGGGCAACGTGCGGGAGCTGGAACACGTGCTGGAACAGTCCGTTATTGTGAGCCAAGGGCCGTTTCTAGAGTTTGCGGGCTTCTCGGCGGCTGCGGCGCAGGCGGGGCCTTCCTTGTCGTTCTTGGAACAGAACCAGCCGCTCAAAACCCTTAAGGAACAAGAGCGGGACCATATATTGGCCGCCCTGAAGCGCACCGGCGGGCGGGTCAGCGGGCCCAACGGAGCGGCTGCTATTCTGGACATCAACGCCAAGACGCTGGAGGCCCGGATGAAGAAGCTCGGCATCCGCCGTGAGCATCAGGTGGCGGAATAG
- a CDS encoding TolC family protein codes for MLSRPTFAAPLLALGLASVAGTAHAQGPIISDSLALDGTIRAVLDANPAITTLEEEVNAATSRVTQSRGGFLPQVTGTATYTRIDPVVKLQIAPDAPAFQFQPNNNYDAHITVQYGLLDFGKKDATYNLAESRRITAVDNINVTRRDLAYSAAQVYYNILFVRESIKVQDAQIASLRQHQREMEKRVEGGVSTKFDVTTTQVRITQAQNTRIDLENQLQNQQVQLARLLHKPEYVSVPVRGAFTYTPQAVDVNAALNQAVENRPEVKLARDAEQSANLNLKLIERSNMPVLGIGGQVGAKNGYQPELNRIRPNTVGVVQLNVPIYDGNKNKNQRIEALANIRGAQSRIQDTQEQIRADVRQAANNMQASTARYENSQLQISQASDALTRARARYRYGVGSNLDVLDAETSLAQARLARLQAIYNYTLGQYQLKRATGEQIW; via the coding sequence ATGCTTTCCCGACCAACATTTGCCGCTCCACTCTTAGCTCTTGGGCTAGCCTCGGTGGCCGGCACGGCCCACGCACAGGGGCCGATTATTTCTGATTCCCTAGCCTTAGATGGTACTATCCGCGCGGTGCTGGATGCCAACCCTGCCATTACAACCCTCGAAGAAGAGGTAAACGCGGCGACCAGTCGGGTAACCCAGAGCCGGGGCGGCTTTTTGCCCCAGGTAACGGGTACGGCTACTTACACCCGTATCGACCCGGTGGTGAAGCTGCAAATCGCGCCCGACGCGCCGGCCTTCCAGTTTCAGCCCAACAACAACTATGATGCTCACATTACGGTGCAGTATGGGCTGCTGGACTTCGGCAAGAAGGATGCTACCTACAATCTGGCCGAAAGCCGCCGCATCACGGCCGTCGACAACATCAACGTGACGCGGCGCGACCTGGCTTATTCCGCCGCGCAGGTATACTACAATATCCTGTTCGTGCGCGAGAGTATTAAGGTGCAGGACGCCCAAATTGCCTCCCTGCGCCAGCACCAGCGCGAAATGGAAAAGCGCGTGGAAGGCGGCGTGAGTACCAAGTTTGACGTGACGACCACGCAGGTGCGCATCACTCAGGCCCAGAACACCCGCATCGACCTGGAAAACCAGCTCCAGAACCAGCAGGTGCAGCTGGCCCGCCTGCTTCACAAGCCCGAATATGTGAGTGTACCCGTCCGTGGCGCCTTTACCTACACTCCCCAAGCCGTGGACGTGAATGCGGCCCTGAACCAGGCCGTAGAAAACCGCCCCGAAGTGAAGCTGGCCCGCGACGCTGAGCAAAGTGCCAACCTCAACCTGAAGCTCATTGAGCGCAGCAACATGCCTGTGCTGGGCATTGGCGGTCAGGTCGGGGCCAAGAACGGTTATCAGCCCGAACTGAACCGAATCCGGCCCAACACAGTGGGGGTCGTGCAGCTGAACGTACCCATCTACGACGGCAACAAAAACAAAAACCAGCGCATTGAAGCCTTGGCCAACATTCGTGGGGCTCAGTCGCGCATTCAGGACACGCAGGAGCAGATCCGGGCCGACGTGCGGCAAGCCGCCAACAATATGCAGGCCAGCACTGCCCGCTACGAAAACTCCCAGCTCCAGATTTCGCAGGCCTCCGACGCCCTGACCCGGGCCCGGGCCCGCTACCGCTACGGGGTCGGCTCTAACCTCGATGTGCTGGACGCCGAAACTTCCCTGGCCCAGGCCCGCCTGGCCCGCCTGCAGGCCATCTACAATTATACCCTCGGCCAATATCAACTCAAGCGCGCCACCGGCGAGCAGATTTGGTAG
- a CDS encoding universal stress protein yields MTLSLIFCPIDFSVATASLVAYAATLAAGAKAELRLLHVLLPQPALATNDTDLALATQMAHHRAAAEQLGAQVTTSVLRGDAATEIVAAARRHAADLIVIGAHGQTGLTRFLMGGTAEAVVRTAPCATLLVNTQSSGEYRKSA; encoded by the coding sequence ATGACTCTTTCGCTCATTTTTTGCCCAATTGACTTCTCGGTGGCTACGGCGTCGTTGGTGGCGTACGCGGCTACTTTGGCGGCGGGAGCGAAGGCTGAATTGCGGCTCCTGCACGTGTTGCTGCCGCAGCCGGCCCTGGCCACTAACGACACTGATCTGGCCCTGGCTACCCAAATGGCCCATCACCGGGCGGCGGCCGAACAGCTCGGCGCCCAGGTGACTACCAGTGTGTTGCGGGGCGATGCCGCCACGGAAATCGTGGCGGCTGCCCGTCGCCACGCCGCCGATTTAATCGTAATAGGAGCACACGGCCAAACCGGCCTGACCCGCTTTCTGATGGGGGGCACGGCAGAGGCCGTAGTGCGCACCGCTCCGTGCGCCACGCTGCTCGTCAACACGCAGAGCTCCGGCGAATACCGGAAATCGGCCTAA
- a CDS encoding HlyD family secretion protein produces MATPVHQDQATAPHQTSAPAAYEPEVEEQEGRSKRPIIFIILALVLLVGGYFGYQRYQFGQTHEETDDAQVEGDIYSVLPRVGGPVLEVKVEDNQPVKKGDVLVVLDAADYQQRINAAEAALAAAQANVVAARAAVGTASANVSAASATIGVSDANRARLEKDLKRSAFLRKEDIIPQSEYDAVQANLKSTSAQRATAQQQVGVARQQVAAAQQQVAVAQAVVKQRQADLDNAKLQLSYTTITAPANGVVSRKNVQPGQVVQPGQQLIGLVASERTWVVANFKETQLENMKVGQPVNVEVDAYPNEEFQGHIESLSAATGARFALLPPDNASGNFVKVTQRVPVKIVLDKVDPEHPLRAGMSVTATVAVK; encoded by the coding sequence ATGGCAACTCCCGTTCACCAAGATCAGGCCACGGCACCTCACCAAACTTCGGCTCCCGCCGCTTACGAGCCGGAAGTGGAAGAGCAGGAGGGCCGCTCCAAGCGCCCTATTATTTTCATTATTCTCGCCCTAGTATTGCTCGTGGGTGGCTACTTCGGCTACCAGCGCTATCAGTTTGGGCAAACCCACGAAGAAACCGACGACGCCCAGGTAGAAGGTGACATCTACTCCGTACTGCCCCGCGTAGGCGGCCCCGTGCTGGAAGTAAAAGTAGAGGACAACCAGCCCGTGAAAAAAGGTGACGTCCTGGTCGTACTCGATGCGGCCGATTACCAGCAGCGCATCAATGCGGCCGAAGCGGCTTTGGCTGCCGCTCAGGCCAACGTAGTAGCCGCCCGCGCCGCTGTAGGTACGGCCTCGGCTAACGTTAGCGCCGCTTCGGCTACCATCGGGGTGAGCGACGCCAACCGCGCCCGCCTCGAAAAAGACCTGAAGCGCAGCGCCTTCCTGCGCAAAGAAGACATCATCCCGCAAAGTGAGTACGACGCGGTGCAGGCCAACCTGAAGTCGACCAGCGCCCAGCGCGCCACGGCCCAGCAGCAGGTAGGCGTAGCTCGCCAGCAAGTAGCCGCCGCCCAGCAGCAGGTAGCCGTAGCGCAGGCCGTAGTAAAGCAGCGTCAGGCCGACCTCGATAATGCCAAGCTTCAGCTGAGCTATACTACCATTACGGCCCCTGCCAACGGCGTCGTGAGTCGCAAAAACGTGCAGCCCGGCCAGGTAGTACAGCCCGGCCAGCAACTGATAGGCCTGGTAGCTTCGGAGCGGACCTGGGTTGTTGCTAACTTCAAGGAAACCCAGTTGGAAAACATGAAAGTGGGTCAGCCGGTGAATGTCGAAGTAGATGCCTATCCCAACGAGGAGTTCCAGGGCCACATCGAGTCGTTGTCGGCCGCTACCGGGGCCCGCTTCGCCCTGCTGCCCCCCGACAATGCCTCGGGTAACTTCGTGAAAGTAACCCAGCGCGTACCCGTGAAAATCGTGCTCGACAAAGTAGACCCTGAGCACCCATTGCGCGCCGGTATGAGCGTCACCGCGACTGTCGCGGTGAAGTGA
- a CDS encoding four helix bundle protein, which produces MVDTSNKADFNQQMRGRTKEAALRIIRLYQQLPRTGEAEVIGKQLLRSATSVAANYRAACRGRSAAEWYAKLCICVEEADETQLWLELLGDAHIIPKVRLQELEKEYLEILSVLATAQKSYDKRGSE; this is translated from the coding sequence ATGGTAGATACCAGCAACAAGGCCGATTTTAATCAACAAATGCGGGGTCGCACCAAAGAGGCGGCACTACGCATCATTCGCCTGTATCAGCAGCTGCCCCGAACCGGCGAAGCAGAAGTTATTGGCAAGCAACTCCTACGCTCTGCAACGTCTGTAGCCGCCAACTATCGGGCCGCCTGCCGGGGTCGTTCAGCAGCTGAGTGGTATGCTAAACTGTGTATCTGCGTGGAAGAGGCCGATGAAACACAGCTCTGGCTAGAACTGCTCGGCGACGCCCACATTATCCCCAAAGTCCGTTTACAGGAATTAGAGAAAGAGTATCTCGAAATTCTTTCAGTGCTGGCCACTGCCCAAAAATCTTACGATAAGCGAGGTAGTGAATGA